AATTTGTCAACCATTCCATCATGTATTGTTCATTttgtatagatagagaaaagggataaaGTTGGAAAATGATCGGATAAAACCAACTCAAGGCCATGACAACCTATGCaatccctctcctcttgccccagTTTATATACCTGAATCTGTATGTTCAAGAATTGTGGCCTTactttatatctaaaaatatctaAATTTGTATGTTTGAAACATATATAGGCTTGTATGAACATTATGCCCTTGGGAATACCATAGTTGTAATTAAATAGATCACTTATTTACTGTTGTTAGTAACAGCAAATATTTTGGAACAAGGAACATATatcaatttgtgttttttttccccctaccttaatagtaatcacaaaaacattaatgataataaatttaaaaaatggaaacTTGAAATGGTGTCTAATAATAGAATTGACAGCAAGTATTATTGATGAATACAGTCCTTCAGTATTTAATCTTTGGTGTTTTTGGAACTTGATATTTCAGATAATGCCAGTCCCTGATCAAAGGATTATAAATATCCAAACTGTTGGTAACAAGTTGTAAATAGAACAACAAACGGAAGAGCAAGACTTAGAATTGCAAGATGTTGCTGCCACAGtttgtaatattgtttttttttttttttccaggatgtATTATAAAGGATAGAGGGAGCTTGTATCTGCAAAAGTTGTCACATGAACATAGGGGTTGGCTCTCTTAGTATCAAAGGACACTCCATTGAgggtgaatggttaatggttacaaagcaaaataaatgtgcaagaCATCAGAGACCATATAGTCCTATAGAAAGGTGTACTAGTgagaaaggtaaaagagaggGGTTAGCTGATGTttaaatgtgctacacatcaAAAGTTGCATAGCAGTTCAGGATAGTTCGGCATTGAAGGGGACAAAGGCatgtgaggtagagagagaatgattagatCAAACTTGTCAATGAAAGAAGTaggattctgtaaggatgtccaTAGGGTAAGAGAGTTTAAGGGTGAATAGATCAcagtttcaggagaaatgtcaggagggagagaatccagggaaagggggaaggggttatgaCAAAGAGCTACATGTGTATCCaagggggaaacagaggggataatggagaaggaagggggggtgggtgtAGGGGGAACATGTCAGCAGTTACCTTGAGTGTAGAGGAAATGGGAGTAGAGATTGGAGAATGGATGAGGTGTAGGCATATTAGTTTGGTTTATGATTAGATTGTTTTGAATGTCTTCCGAGTTCCTGAAATGAATTTGGTTGGCCAAGGTGTGAGAAACTTTTCTTATGAGGGTTTAGATGTTACTGTGACAAGGCAGGAACCATTGGCGTGGAtgcaaaaggaaactttgcccaattgcttttggaggcattgctggaagaggagtgtgttgtcagagtagggggCAGTAGAGAGGATCACAAAAAGTGAATCCTATTTGGCTGAGCTAAACAGAGTGCTCAAAAGGATTGTAGGGGTTGGGGTAGTTGAGGGGTATGGCCTTGTGGAAGGAGTGGTATTGAGTGAAGTAGTACTGCAGAGATAGGCAATAAAGCTGCATAGTAttaataagggagaaggaggtagtaGATGAAAGCTGTGGGAGTGGATATGGAATAGAGGATATTGGGAGAGGAATGTTTTCTGGAGGTTGAGCAGTGACCTAGACTACTGAAGTGACAGCAGGAACTGAGGAGGTAGTAGTGTTGAGTtgtagtcaaaggagagccttgGGTCAGGAAATTAACATCAGTGAGGCTTATTGATAAAGGGCAAGAATCAATGCCCCTAAGTAAGATACAAAAATCTTTATTACTGCCCATGGTAAGCCTGAGGGGAGAAGTGGTCCACCCCTCCgttgttcaggactggcacaaagccaGCCATTCCTCCTTTCAACACAGCTATCACACCATACGAAGTGGAtagagaaaaggcaaaaaaataaaataaaaagggtagagaagactgcaaaattagttgtCTACAGCTGAGGCCCAAAGTAGGGATTTATTTAGTTGTTGAAAAATTTCTGCGAGAGGACAAAGCCCCCAAGTAAGGAAGAGCTATATGGTCATGGAGAAagagttaatgattatgataagtggacagaacaaggtgaagaaaaggaaaaggaaataagaaaggaccaagcaaaattagttaaggcaggggctgaggaccaaggtaagGGTGATTACTTCCATAGGGCCTCTGTCCCTGTCTCCTAAGCTCCCCACAACAATGAGCAACGAATTGGGAGGCCAGGGAAGAGATGATCTCTCTTCTAAGCCCACCCATGACAAACAGgcaagggatggggataggggtatttatttatttattaaaaactctgccacatcaacatctaaggtcattagcagtgtaTACAAAACGTATTGATAGGGTGACTTAAGGAAGTTATTTTGGTTCCGTAAGGTGAGGTCTGTAAATTTCCAGAATAGTCaatggttaaaacaaaaaaatgtgccagacatcaaaggtcacagagcattataacagtaatgtggagaaaagggtaataatgaattaatgattaggataagtggactgaAGGGGATAAAGAGTAAGACgctgcaaaatttgttgaggggagggccgaggtccaaggtagggggattccctacattgggcctcagtccctgccccctaagcccccccccccacacacacaaaagaagagagggattCCTTGTTCTTCGAATTCAAGTCCTTTTTCTCCTTAGAACTTGTTACAACAGTTGCAAAGTATCCTATACACCAACAACTACACATTTCCCTTGTATTGTACATCCTTAAGATATAACAGAACTGGACCTTGGcaaagttttttttcccctgctacttccgttttcctcttttatatAGTAGTAAACATGTAATATTCACTTTTGGATGAGTGTTTATTAAAATTACAGTTTGAAACATATTTGTAACATATAACAGAATAAAGAACTATGAAGTGAAAGATGGTAATTtaagtgagggagaggataatgaaggaaaaaaatcttaagaAACTTTTATTCTACTAAAACATAATTTATTGGTGTACAAGTAGTGATTACTGAATGACTGCAGTGATGCATATGCACCAAGTGTTCGATAACTGCTTGCCTTATTGACctaaataacaattattgttataaatctATACTGAAAATGTGGATTACACATTTGCCCACTTCTACTATCTACTGATACAAAAATACCACAGACGCCTTTTAAAAGGCAAATCTTTATTTAATAAGATATATGTCAAATACTTTTTACTACTGGTCTGTCCGTAACTATAAATAATATGACAGCAATTTGTATCAGCAAATAGTTATATCATCCAACTCTTGGGATTGGCAATGATTAGCTCAATTAGCACAGCCAAAGGACATCCATGCAGTACAACTTCACTGCACAGTTTCCTTAACCAATCATATGTGAAAGGTTCTGTAttcaggaatgtttttttttctgctttcacaTCTGTGAATGAAGATTTAACCATTTGATATGAATATAGGAGTTTAAACTAACACGAGTATGCATAAAAAATAACTTACATAAAAAGATTTCAAATGAAAAGTGAATAACACTAGTCTATCTATAAAATGAAACTGCTTATTGTCATCACCCAAGGAGATGATGTGCATTTGAGAACTCTGGGCAGCACTAGCTTCTTCATGTGTCAACCCCAAAATAAACTTGCATGTCCAAATGGAAGTGCCCTCATAAAGATTTCTATACATCATAACTGTGCAAAATCTTGGCATGGGATAAATCTTGGGATATGTACATAGGGCATTACATATCATTTTGATTCACTCTGTTTACTGGTGGCACTACTCTCCCCACTCTTGCTCTCTTTGCCTACACCTTCACTCACTGATACCGTTTTTTCTGGGACTTTCTTTAACTCCCCAGCTGATCCGGTAGTCGCCTTTTCCTGGGCCATCTTCATGGCCCCTTCaactttctcttgttttattagCCTTCCAACTTTTACTTCCCCCTTTTCTTGAATGCTAATTTCTTCttgatttccttcctcttcctgacTTTctagttcctcttcctcttgtccctcaatatcctccccttcctcttgttcctctaaGCCTTCTTCTTCCTGGCCTtctaattcctcctcttcctcctcctcgtcctgagCCTCaagttcttcatcttcctcaccttccatttcctccccctcttgacctcccatttcttcctgctcaactccttcctcttccatttcttcttcttcatcttcatatccCTCCCCAGTTTCATTTGCATTTCCACCCTGTCCATTTGCCTGCTCTAACTTCATGGCTTTGATTTCAGACATTTCTTCCTCTAGATCTTCCACAGGCTGGCCAAGTATCATACTTGGTTCTTCTGCagcattttccatttcttttaccAGTTGCCTTAGCTTAAAATTAGATGATATAGCAAATTTGTTGTACTCCGGAATGGACATAGCATAAACATACATGATTCTATCTTTggtctgtactctctctctagGGCACTTTGCTTTTAATTTGGTTTGGAAGGATGTCCGAGCATGTTCACTCTTCCTTCTGCTAAAGCATGAAGAGGTACTGTCAATCAAAATGGGTACATCACCATACACAGCAGCCTTTGACAACTCTTCATGAATCTTCTCATCACTTTCATGGATGAGTGTGGTATACCGGAAACCATACTTTTCAATAGATCTTGACCATATTTTCTTGGCGATGAAGCATTCTAAGTACTTGGGTTcaatctctcttactccttcctctgCATCGTGATCTAACTCATCACACCATTCTCGTATTTCACAGGTATCTTGATGCTTGTTGAACCACTCTGTCATTTCTGCTGGGGACATGGATactattttttttgcatttatcttGCATACATGACAATACATATTGGCCACATCATAGTCCAATACAAGGCCTGTGGTCAGTTCAATAACTGCCCCAGCTACAAGGCAGAAATCACTACCCCACTGGTGATACGTGGTTGTAAAGGCAACTGTAAGATCAATTAAGCCATCTGTTTCTAGATGGCTCTTAAAAACTTCTCTGACAATGCCAACAGAAAATAGCAAGCTGTCTTCTGTATCTGTAACAACGTCATTTATGACCTGTCTTGCATAAACAATAAATGTGGCCTCGTTAAGGCATCTGGCATTGAAATACTTGCAGTAGTGACGCAGGCCACTGTATCCAAGGCCATTGTCTAAAAATGCTGCAACATGTGCATAAtttatgttttctgttttctgaagAATTGCAtccttcttttctcgttttcttttccgttCACGAATCAGGTTGGGTGTGTTTGTTGATTTGCTATCCTCACAGACTGTGCAAGACACAGTGAACTCTGAAATCATGCCCTTTGTTGTTGGCCTGACCCCTATTCTCACTGACTCTCCACACTCTCGACATGCTACCAAGGCACTCAAGGCTGAAACTTGGCTGGTAGTCATGTGAAGGCCTTCCGACATCCCATCATCCACCACCAATACTGATGaaacattcttctctttcttcactgtTGCAGGACTGTCATCCCTGTCAACCCGGGCCCTTTTAGGAGCTCGCCCCCTTGGAGTAGGTGCATCAGGCTCCACATTTTTCCGAGGTCTTCCAACCCTCCTCCCAGGATCTGCAAAATTCAATTTAAAGTTGTTAATTGCAACTCTTGCTCAAATGCcacaaatctaataataataataataataataataatcttaccaATCAATGCACATCTTACAGTAATATCTAGTGATTTCATAAGGTGGTGTTAATGGAGGTAGAAATAACAGTGACTTACAGCAACAGCTTTCCAGAGCTTAAGAATAAACTAACTACAAATTTACACACATGGACAtgctcccccatccccctacatATGATTTACTCCAATTCAACACACAATTCTATAAAAACCCTGTGAAATCAGAAACTcccatacaaatacaaaaattcaATAACATGGATAGCATTGTCTTTTTCAGGCTTTATTTAGGTGATCTCTCTGTCCAAAATTGACATTTTACAGAAGTAATTTACTGAATATGATTCTAAATTTCCTTTAAAAATTGTAGTAGTAGAATATGTACAATATCATATCTACCACATCATAACAAGTATGATGAATATAAAATTATGAGATGATGGATATTCTTTAAGCTTGTTAACATCTATATGACAACAAAAACTAATGACAGCTGTCTTCCTCTCAAACAATTCCTGCATCAACTTAAGGAAAATGTTAATCCCTCTCTTCTTGTCACTTTTTGTTTCAAGGTCCCCCTTTCCTTAAGCAACCTACAACTCAAAAACATAATTACATTACAGAAAAGTCACTGACCCTGCAGTGACGGTAAGTGAATACACAATTTTGCACAGTTACAGCCTTTCTACACTGGTCAAATCTTTGTATCCATTAATCTTTCCCCTCACCACTGATAAAATCAAAAAGGTTTTAGTTCCCACCCTGAATATGTCAATTCTTGACTTGGAAATCCAATGCCTGGCTGTTTCAGCAAATAATACAGGAGAGGGAGGTAAATGAAGAAGAGAATCTAAAAAGCATTCAATTTTGTTTTGATATTCAAATGGTACAGgattctttcacttttgtttaatTCATTAGCTATGAGtcctcctgttctttctcatcttttcctcaAAACAATTACAGGATACTACATAAACTGGTCTTTATAATTTGTCTACTAACAATACATTTACAGAcagaataaaagtgataacaacccTAAAGTATAAAGTGTTGTCTTTTGTGCTTATAATTTTCAGCATGAGCTCTGTACTTTGATTCTGAAATCTACTATtgtgattctttcttttttttataccatgatcatcattattcatagtaGAAGCAGTAGATCTACTGGTATTTTCTTTGGTTAATGCAAGTAATGTGTTCTAGTATTTAGCAATACTACATCATGGCATCAGCTCtaaccaataccaataccaacaCCTTTTCTTTCCCATCCTACATCTTGTCTACAACTTTCTATGCAATGCAATCACAACTTTCTTGAGTATATTAGTTTCTAGTACTGTAAGAGGTAAAAATGCCATACAGCTAATGTTTCAACTTGGAATAGTTTGTTAAAAGTCTTGGGAAGGGGCTGCTGGTGGGTAACAAATAATGAGAGGCAGGTAAGGATTTAATGGATCTCCCAGACATTAGGTTCAATAACTTGtacaaccccacccccccaaccctccctctctcaataataataaaatattacttattgttgttattacactgCCTTATAGACTACCtctagagatgatatggagtttgtgcaaagaaaacagtctattGCTATCTAGATAAAgcaaattaacccattgccgaagggcatggcatgtacgtacatgccatgcccactgagtttacttgtttaattttttttacatataaatggctacacttgtactaaatcaacaatgagccaattacaagtactgcctgtctcaacCATTCACCCTTTCCATTGATTtacggaaatattttacgttatcttattttgacgttactaatgtttataacaaaataacgccatcaatattcatagcactagtaaaaaatacggttttcctgccaattcaaggaaaggtgaaatcaggtaaggtcacaagatctactaattgactcctttgtggctaaacactagcagagccatctatgtacagagacattttacaaaaataaaaaaatgagcatagcattttctcCGGCAGCAATGAGTTAAATGACAAATGTAAACACTGTAGAAtgacaaaaaagctaaaaacacttaggtagaaaaagagaaaatagcattGCATAGGGGAGACATGGAGTCTTGTGCGTTCCTGAGAGTTCATGTGCGCCTGGCCTATAAACCAGagtggccactcaagtaagcttaatgcctgtattttgggccatgtgtgggcagtgaagcatctggatccaagCATTTAATAGTATAATAGAAGAGATATTCAAGTAAAATGCTTGGAAGAAACAGCATTGCTTGATACAGTCTTATTCTAGATAATTACTTAATGCTTTGTTGATAAGTTTAACAAAATATGAGGCCATGTATTTCCATAGAATTTTTCCCCCCACATATAATTTTGATTGCCATGTGTGGATGTCCTCAATGATACCAGTTAAAAGGTTAATGGTGTCAAAGGACAGTTGCAGGGAAGCACTGCAGGATACGCTTTGAACTGACATGACAAAGTTGTTCACATGTATAATGGGCATTCCTCTTTGAAACCTACTACTGTGGCAATGTatgatgatagcatgatagcTACTATTAGATGCTGTGTTTCTTAGGTTTATAATGAATGGTCTTGAAACTGATCTACCTTCTACCTACATAAATCTACCCAATTGTTGGCAAATAGTCTGATATTAGTCTTGCATATATAACCCAGGTCAAAATGGAGCAATATCAGAAACAAAATTAcacaataaaaagggaaaatgaaacaa
This sequence is a window from Penaeus chinensis breed Huanghai No. 1 chromosome 10, ASM1920278v2, whole genome shotgun sequence. Protein-coding genes within it:
- the LOC125029579 gene encoding uncharacterized protein LOC125029579 encodes the protein MRRKGRPKKQKAGKNPGRRVGRPRKNVEPDAPTPRGRAPKRARVDRDDSPATVKKEKNVSSVLVVDDGMSEGLHMTTSQVSALSALVACRECGESVRIGVRPTTKGMISEFTVSCTVCEDSKSTNTPNLIRERKRKREKKDAILQKTENINYAHVAAFLDNGLGYSGLRHYCKYFNARCLNEATFIVYARQVINDVVTDTEDSLLFSVGIVREVFKSHLETDGLIDLTVAFTTTYHQWGSDFCLVAGAVIELTTGLVLDYDVANMYCHVCKINAKKIVSMSPAEMTEWFNKHQDTCEIREWCDELDHDAEEGVREIEPKYLECFIAKKIWSRSIEKYGFRYTTLIHESDEKIHEELSKAAVYGDVPILIDSTSSCFSRRKSEHARTSFQTKLKAKCPRERVQTKDRIMYVYAMSIPEYNKFAISSNFKLRQLVKEMENAAEEPSMILGQPVEDLEEEMSEIKAMKLEQANGQGGNANETGEGYEDEEEEMEEEGVEQEEMGGQEGEEMEGEEDEELEAQDEEEEEEELEGQEEEGLEEQEEGEDIEGQEEEELESQEEEGNQEEISIQEKGEVKVGRLIKQEKVEGAMKMAQEKATTGSAGELKKVPEKTVSVSEGVGKESKSGESSATSKQSESK